AGGATTCAATAAGAGCTCTTCTAAGATTTACAGCTCCATGTCCTTCTTTTCTCCAGCAACCAAAAGTCCATTTCCCCAGAGTTACACCTCCTGTGCAATTTACTAAGACTCTATCAGGTGTTATAACTCCTTCTTCAAGTCCAGCAAGCGCAGTAATTATTTTAAATGTTGAGCCCGGTGCATATAGTCCTTGAGTTGCTCTATTAAGCAAAGGATTTTTGGGATTGTTTGTTAATTCATTCCAGTATTGCGGTGGGACACCTTCCACAAATTTATTAGGGTCAAAGGATGGAGAACTTACTAATGCTAATACTTCGCCAGTATCAGGTTTTATAGCAACAAAAGCTCCTGAGTAGTTTTCAAAAGCTCTATATGCCGATTCCTGAAGTAGAGCATCAATTGTTAAGTATAGATCTTCACCCTTTATAGGTGGTGATTCTTTAATAAGCCTTAGTTCTCTGCCAAGTGCATCAACTTCAATAATTTTTTCTCCCGGAATTCCAATCAGAATATCATCAAATAATTTTTCCAGTCCAGTTTGCCCTACCTGAAAATAGGATGGTAATTTTTGATATTGAGGATTACTCTTTATCTGTTGTTCTGTGATTTTACCGAGATATCCCAGTAAATGAGCAGTTGCATGACCAAAAGGGTAATGTCTTTTAAGTTCTGTTTCTATTATCAACCCCGGTATTTCAGAACGTCTTGCTTCAAGCATAGCTATTTCTTTGAATGTTAGATCTTCTTTTATTTTTATAGGAATATAAATACTTTCAGTTTTTGTGTTAAGTCTATTCTGTAATTCTTCTTGAGGAATGTTTAAAATTTTAGATAGTAAATTTAAGTCTATTTTATCTGCATATTCAGGTGAAATTAATGCTGCAAATGAAGGAATATTCTCAACAAGAGGGATTCCATTTCTATCATAGATAATTCCCCGGGGAGCAGGGATTTTTATTATTCTGATTCTGTTTTGTTCTGCAAGTTGTTTGTATTTATCTGCGTTAAGAATTTGAATTTGCCAGAGTCTCAGTAAAAGTATAAAAAATATTACAAATATGGTACCTAAAAATAGGAAATCTTTTTTTTTCATGGCTTTCTCCTGCTTAAAATCAAGCCAATTGGGATATTGATAAGTCCTCTAAGAAATACGGCCTTAAAAAGCTGGGTATTAAAGCTAAAATCAAAAAAGTATATCATAATCAAACTGCTAATAATCTCATCAATTATAGTAAAAACAAATATCACAAGAGCCTTAAAAATTTCTGTCCAGTGAAAAAAGAGTTGTCTTACCAATACTATTAACAAAACACCTGTAATTGTTTTTGATATTACCGCGGGACCAATTATTCCTTGAAAAAAGTCTTCTATTAGTCCGATCATTACAAAAAATAAAACAGGTAATACTTCTGAAGGTGCTATTTTCTTTTGTTCTACCTCAGGGAAGAAGTAGTCTATAACAAAAAGATAAATCAGTAAAAATGAGAAATTAAAACTTATATTTCCAATTGTAAAAATCTGTTCAATAAAAAACGCGGAAAATATAAGTACGCTCCACTTGGTTAGATGTCTCATATCAGGCTTTTAATTATAGCGACTTCTTCAATTGTTAAGTCTGATTGGTAGGGTACAACATCTATATTCTGAAAAAATCCCTTTTTCTTTTCTATTTTTTTTACAACTCCAACCTTAATTCCTTCAGGGAAAATACCGTCTGTTCCAGAGGTAATTAATCTGTCTCCAACCATTATGTCTTCTTCTACAGGAATATATTTAAGAATACACATATTTGTTCCTGTGCCACTTACTATACCTTCTGAACGAGTCCTTTCCACTCTCACAGCTACTGAAAAATTAGTATCAGTTAGTAAGAGTATTTCTGAAAAGTGAGGAGATGTAGAAATAACCTTACCTGCTAATCCGTTGAGTGTTATTGCTGGCATATCTGTTTTAATTCCATCTTCACTTCCTTTATCTATCCATAGAGTTTTTAAAAATCTATTTGAGCCTGTACGAATTACTTTTGCTATTGTTACAACTTCTTTCTTTTTTTCTTTTAAGTTTAACAGCTCTTTTAGTTTCCTGTTTTCCTGTATAAGTTCATAGTAAGATTTCTGTTCCAAAATCATTTGATACAACTGTTGTTTTAATTTCTTATTTTCTTCTCTAAAAGAGTAAAGTTCAACAAAAAAGTTTTTTAAATACTGTAAAGGTGATATTAAGGGCGAAACATCAAATTTATTAAAGCTTATAGCTCTTTTTGATTGATAACTTATCAAAAAAAAGCAGACTAAACATATACCAATTACTATTAAAATAGTTGTTTTTTTTATCATAAATTAACATTAAGAGAAACTCTACTGAGAAGATCAAGTTTGTCAAGCATTGCGCCACATCCTTTTACAACTGCTCTAAGGGGATCATCAGGAATCACTACAGGAACACCAGTATGTTCTCTTATAAGAATATCTAAACCTTTCAATAGAGCTCCTCCACCTGCTAAAACTATTCCTTTGTCTGCTATATCAGAGGCAAGTTCAGGCGGTGTATTTTCTAGGGTAACTTTAATTGTTTCCAGAATAATTGTAATAGGTTCCTGTAAAGCTTCTCGTATTTCTTCTTCAGTGATAGTTATTGCTTTTGGAATTCCTGTTATCAAGTCTCTTCCTTTAATCTCCATAGTTTTATTTGAATTCATAGGATAAGCACTGCCGATATTTATCTTTATCAGTTCAGCAGTTCTTTCTCCTATCATCAGGTTATACTTTCTTTTGATATAAGCTATTATTGCTTCATCCATTTTATCTCCACCAACTTTTACTGCTTTTGAACATACAATACCATCAAGAGAAATTACAGCAACATCTGTGGTTCCTCCACCAATGTCAACAATCATATTACCTGAAGGCTCGCCAACAGGAAGTCCAACCCCGATTGCTGCAGCCATTGGTTCTTCTATAAGATAAACTTCTCTTGCACCTGAAGCAATTGCAGCATCTTTAACAGCTCTTTGTTCAACCTGAGTTATACCTGATGGTACTCCAATTATAATTCTCGGAGAGATAAAACATTTTCTATTATGAGCTTTTGTAATAAAATACTTGAGCATTTCTCCTGTAGCATCAAAGTCTGCTATAACACCATCTTTAAGGGGTTTTATAGTAATAATGTTGGCTGGAGTTTTCCCCATCATTTCTTTTGCTTCTGTTCCAACAGCAATAACTTTCTTATTATCTCTTCTCATTACAACAACTGATGGTTCATCGCATACAATCCCCTTGCCTTTTACATAAACCAGAGTATTTGCTGTTCCAAGATCAATTGCCAGATCATTGGAAAATTTTCCTGCTAATTTTTGAATAAACACAATTATCCTCCCCTGAAGACTTTGATTATTTTTATTTTATAATATTTAATGTTTATTCTTCTATGACCGAAGTGTTAGCCAGATGATCGCCTAATCTTTTGCCATCTGGATCTCCTATCATAAGTATGAATTCAAAAGCAAAAAATGCAATACAGACTATCCAGCCAAGAATGGGTATCAATAAAAAAAGTGTTGAAAACGCTAAAGGTAAATTTCTGAGGATAGAATCTCTAAAGTCTGCATTAACATTTCTTTCTATATTGATAACTTTTAGTCTTAAAAGTTTTTTTCCAATACTACATCCCTTAAACAAACCGTCACTAATTAATAGATAAAAAATTCCTATAAAAAGTCCTCCTTCATGAAGAAATTTCCAAAATACTACAACAATTAAGATATCAATTAATTTAGATATTGATCTAAAGAAAATATTGCTGTAGTTTGGTTGAGTATTAACCATTTTTATTGTTCTATTATTATTTTAAATGTTTTATAATATCTTAGCACTTGCCTCTTTTTAATGTAAACAATTATGATAGGATACAATAAAATTTGTTGATAAAGCAAAATTGAAAATAATAGAAATTACTTCAGGAGGGTAAGATGGATAATAAAACCGCAAAGGGAAGTTGCTTTTTAAATTTTATTATTTTTTTGTTTTCTCTTTGCTTTATATCGTCGAGTTATGGTGAAATTATTGCTAAACCAGGTACTTTTGACCACTATCAGATTGATGCACCCGATGTATTTATAGCTGGTAATGAATATAAAATATTTATCTATGCTCTTGATGCCTTTGGTAATCCTGTTACCATGCCTTCGGAAAGTCTTAAAGAATATAAAATAACTGTAACTGGTTCGGCTGTAATCTTTCCTGATCATTTTAAGGCGAATGAAATAACTATATCAGGTTTGGCAGTTAAGTTTAAAGATGAAAAGGCAGAAGAGGTTAAGATATCACTCTATGAAGTTAACAGTCCTTTCCCTGTAACTGAAAAAAGAATAAAAATTTTACCAGCAGAGATAAATAAACTTGATATAAAAGGTCCTGCTTCAGTAAGAGCTGGAAGTGATTTTGAAGTATCGATTTCAGGTAAAGATCGTTTTAATAATACAGTTTGTAAGGATTTTGACCCTAAAGATTTGAATTTATTTTTTAAAGGCGATGTTTCTCCACAGATAAAGGAAATTCAATATTCCCCAGAGAACTGTAATGTAAAAGTTAAACTTGTTTCAGATAAAATTGGAAATATTTATATTGAAGCAGATTTATTAAATAAAAACATCACAGGTAAAAGCGAAAAAATTGAGGTTTTAAATGGTCCTGTAAATTCATTTATTGTTAATGCACCTGAAACTGCTATTGTAGATGAGCCATTTGATATAACCATATTAGCAATTGATAAATTCAATAATTTTGTTAAAGATTTTGCTACACAAAAAGAAAGAGTAATAATAGAAGTACAAGGGAAAGGCTATATCTTTCCTACTGAGTTATCATCTTATGCTTTTTCAGAAGGTAAGGCAAAAATAAGCCTACGTTATGATAGACCTGAAGATATAAAAATATTAGTTAAGGTCTCCAGTGACAGTTCTATAAGAGGAGAAAGCGGGATTATAAAAGTTACTCCACCAAAAGTAAAAAGATTTGAGGTAATATCCCCTGAGACAGTCATCGCAGGACAAAGATTTAAAGTAAAAATTATAGCTTACAATCAGCTTGATAAGATTATGTCAAACTATAATTTATATGGTAGCACAGTTATATTGAAAACATCAGGTTCAGGTAGTATTACTCCAAATAAAATTCCTCCATCAGAATTTATAAATGGAGTTGCTACTGTAGAAGTCATGTATGATAAAGCCGAGAAATTTAATATTTTTGCTACATTAGAAGAAAAGGAGATCCCTTCCACAGAAATTAAGACTACTGAAAAAAAAGTAGAAAAACCAAAAGTAGCTGACAAGAAAAAAACAAAAAAATCGAAGAGAACAGAGAAAAAATCTGTAAGCAAAGGTCAGGTTTTGGATCTTAAAAATATTTCTCTTGTTGAAACAAAAAATGCTGCTACATTAACTCTTTTCATACCAGATATTGACAAATATGGAGGTTACTCACCAAAAACAAAAAAAGAAGGCAAGATAATGTCAGTAATAGTTGAGGTTTATCCTGTTAAAAACAAATTAGAAACTCCTGTTAAAATTGAATCTGATTTTATAAAAGAAGTTTCTGTATCTGAAAAAGATAACAAGGTTATAGCTAATATAATCCTTAAAAAACCTCTTAAATATCATCTTGTAAAGAAAAAAGATGAACTTGTTGTAGAGTTCAGGAGACCTTAATGGGTTTATTCGATAAACTCAAAGAAAAATTAGTAAAAACAAAGAAAAGTATTGTTGAAAAGATAGAAGCAGTAATCCCCACAGGTGGGAAAATAGATGAATCAACCATAGAAGAAATTGAAGAAATTCTTATTTCTTCAGATGTGGGAGTTAAGGCAACAGATGAAATTGTAAGTATATTGAGAAAAAAAGTTAAAGAAGGTAATGTTAAAAATTTTACTGATGTTAAAATTATTCTTAAGGAAGAGCTTGTAAATCTTCTAAAAAACAATAATTTTCTGAATTTAAAGAGTAAGCCATCAGTCATTCTTGTTGTAGGAGTAAACGGGGTTGGAAAAACAACGACAATAGGAAAACTCGGTCATAAATTTATTCAGGAAGGTAAAAGTGTTGTTTTTGCAGCTGCAGATACATTTAGAGCTGCAGCTATAGAACAGCTTGAAATATGGGCAAAAAGAGTAGGAGCAGATATTATTAAACATAAAAGTGGAGCTGATCCTGCTGCTGTTGCTTTTGATGCAGTTGAGCATGCTAAAGCAAAAAATAAAGACATAGTAATCATAGATACAGCAGGGAGATTACATACAAAACAACCATTAATGGAAGAATTAGGAAAAATAAACAGAGTTATAAAAAAATCAATTCCAGATGCACCGCATGAGACTTTACTGATACTGGATGCTACTACCGGACAAAATGCAATAAGGCAGGCTTCTCTTTTTAATGAAATTATAGGTTTAACAGGCGTTGTTGTTACAAAGCTTGATGGAACAGCAAAAGGGGGCGTTATTTTTGGAATTAAAAAGGAGATAGGTATTCCTGTTAAGTTAATCGGTATAGGCGAAGATATTGATGACCTGAAAAAATTTAATCCACACGAATTTGTAGAAGCTTTGTTTGATTAAATTGCGGGGAGAGGATTTGAACCTCTGACCTTCGGGTTATGAGCCCGACGAGCTACCAGACTGCTCCACCCCGCGAACATTTTTAATATAACTTAAAAAGTGAGATTATGTCAATTGTATGGAAAAGATTGTAATTGCCTCAAGAAATAAGAAAAAGATAGAGGAAATAAAAAGAATTATTGAAGGACTAAATATTGAACTGCTCTCTGTTGATAATTTCCCTAATCTTGAAGAAGTTGTGGAAGATGGTTTGACTTTTGAGGAAAATGCTTTGAAAAAGGCAAGATATGTATCTAGCCATACAGGACTACCTGCTTTGGCAGACGATTCAGGATTGGAGGTTAATGCATTAGGTGGAGCTCCAGGTGTAAGATCAGCAAGATATGCAGGAGAGAATGCTACTGATGAAGATAATATAAGAAAACTTTTGGAAGAATTAGAAGGAATTCCTTTAGAAAGACGAAATGCGAGATTTGTATGCTGCATAGCTTTAGTTTTTCCAGATGGCAAAGAATATTTGTTCTGGGGTTATGTAAGAGGTAAAATTGCAGAAACTGCAAGAGGAATTCATGGTTTTGGATATGATCCTGTATTTATACCTGAAGGATTTCAGAAGACTTTTGCTGAGATGCCATCTCATGAAAAGGATAAGATAAGTCACAGAAAAGAAGCTCTTGACAAATTAAGAGATTTTTTGGTAAAATGTGCGCCAATTTTATAAGCAAAACTTATTATAAAATTATAAAATTTAAGTTGCTTTTTAAGCAATAATAAGTTAAATTATAAACCAAAAGCTTAATTCTAACCCCTACTAAAAAGGAGGAAAAAGTGAGATTAGTATTTTTAGGTGCTCCAGGAGCAGGAAAAGGCACCCAGGCAAAAAGGCTTGTAGAAAAGTATGGTATCCCCCAGATATCCACTGGCGATCTTCTAAGGGCAGCTGTTGCTGCAGGAACTCCACTTGGTAAAGAAGCAAAAGCATATATGGACAGAGGAGAACTTGTCCCTGATAGTGTTGTCTTAGGAATGGTTAAAGAGAGACTTTCTCAGGATGATTGTAAAAAAGGGTTTATTCTTGATGGTTTCCCAAGAAACGTTGCTCAGGCAGAAGCCCTTGATAAAATGCTTGCTGAGATGAATATGCCTTTGGACCTTGCATTAAATCTGGATGTCCCTTTTGATGACTTGATGAAAAGACTCACAGGAAGAAGGACCTGCAAGTCCTGTGGACAGATGTACAATATTTATTACTCTCCCTCTAAGGTAGAAGGTAAATGTGATAAATGCGGTGGGGAACTTTTCCAGAGAGATGATGACAAAGAAGAAACTATCAGAAAGAGGCTTGAGGTGTATAAAGCTCAGACTGAGCCATTGATTGATTACTATTCTAAAAAAGGAATTTTAAAGAGTGTAGCTGGCACAGGTAGTATAGATGAAATATTTAACAATATCTGTGCAATCTTAGAAAAAAAGTAAATTAAAGGAGGAAAGGTATGCCAGAAGTAAGAATTAAAACTCTACCCCCACCTCATGGTGGAAAACTCGTTGACAGGGTTGTACGTGACCCTGAGATGGCAAGAAAGCTGATGCAGAAATGCTCAGCAGTTTATGACATTAAACCAACACTTTTCAAAGGTAATCCTGTAAGAAATGTTTACAGAGAGATTATGTCCGTATGTTACGGTTTCTTCAGTCCAGTTGAAGGTTCAATGACAAAGGCAGAACTTGAGAGTGTTCTTGAAAAAAGAAGACTTCTGAGTGGCTGGGTTTTCCCATATCCAATCCTTTTTGATATTTCAGAAGATGATTTAAAGCAACTCCGTCAAAAATATGGAGATATCGGACCTGGTGATTGGCTCCTTTTAAGATTAAAGGGTGAGCCTTTTGCAATTCTTGAGATTGAAGAAATCTATGAAATTGTTCCTGGCGATGTAGCAGTTAGAACCTTTGGTACTCCAGAGAAAAACCCAGAGGTTGTAAAGGTTCCATTTGACCAGAAACACACTGGATACAATATTTACTGTTCATTGAATCCAATCATTCTTGCAGGAAAATATACAATTATCAATGAGCCTAAATTTAGACCACCTTTTGACAGATTCTGGTATCCACCAAAGAGATCAAGAGAGGAGTTTGAAAAGAGAGGATGGACAACAGTTATTGCCCATCAGACAAGAAATGTTCCTCACACAGGACATGAAGCATTGATGAAGAATGCAGCATATATTGGTGATATTAAACCATGCGATGGTATTGTCGTTAATGCAATAGTTGGTGCAAAGAGAATCGGTGACTTCCCAGATGAAGCAATAGTTGAAGGACATGAGATGATTCATCTTGCTGGCTACATTAAGCCAGAGCGTCATCTTGTAACCTTCACACTCTGGGATATGAGATATGGAAACCCGATAGAATCTCTTATTCACGCAGTAATAAGACAGAACATGGGTATTTCATTCCACATGTTTGGAAGAGACCATGCAGCACTTGGTGAGTACTATGATATTTATGCAACTCAGATACTCTGGTCGAAGGGAATTCCAAGCTTTGGTTTTGATGCTCCACCATACGAGGTTGACGGTGGATTCTATATAAGACCACAGAACATTGCTGAGTTCTGGTATTGTCCAAAATGTAAAGAGTTTGCATACTCTGAAAACTGTACTCATAAGGGTATCTACTCAAGATACTCTGGAAGCTTTATTAGAGGACTTATTAATGAAGGCGTAATGCCGCCACCTGAAATATACAGACCTGAAGTTTACAAGGTTGTGGTAAAGTGGTGGCAGAAATTTGGATATCCATTTAACAATGAGAAGTATCTCAAAGAGAGAGAGGAGAGATTAGAGGTAGATCTCTCTCATATGGAACTTCCAGCTCACTTAAAAAAATAAAGGAGGTGAATAATGGCTAAGTTTTTTGGAGTAGTAATTGATGAAAAGAGATTGGCAGCTATAAAGGGTACACCCCTTGAAGAAAAAGTTGAGCCAATTTTTGGTGGAGCATTAAAAAGACTCGTAATTGAAGTTCCTGATGACCTCGGGCAGAAGGTTATTGAGCAGTTCTCTAAGGCAAGATTTGATGCCAGAGGCTTCATTGAGGAGACACCAGCTGCATTTAAAAGACTTGTTTTTAAGAAAATTGTAGAGATGAAGTCTTTGGGACCAGAAGTCATAGAAGCTGCTGTTGCTGAGATTCCATCAATAAAAGATGATATTGAAAAGGAAGATAGAGAGCTTCCAGTTCCTGATATTGATATAAGTGATGTGCTGGAATTACAGAAAAATCCAGTACAAAAACCAGCATAAAAAAACAAAAAAGGAGGTTAAGCTATGCCAAGTTTTGTAATTCAAGAAAAGTGTGACGGTTGCAAGGCACAGGACAAGACTGCATGTCAGTACATCTGTCCTAATGACCTTATGACACTGGACAGAGAAAAGATGAAGGCTTACAATCAGGAGCCAGATCAGTGCTGGGAGTGCTACAACTGTGTAAAAATCTGCCCTCAACAGGCAATTGAAATCAGAGGTTACGCAGATTTCTTCCCACTCGGAGCAAGCGTTATCCCAATGAGAGGTCAGGATGCCATTATGTGGACAATTAAGTTCAGAAATGGCGCAATTAAGAGATTCAAATTCCCAATAAGACTTACACCTGAGGGATACTGGAAGGCTGAAAACATTTATGAGGGATTACCTGAGCCTGACTACTCAAAGATTAAAGGTCCTGGCTACTTCAATTATGAAGCCAGAAAAGAGTAAAAAATATTAAGAAAAAGGAGGTATTAAAATGGAAAAAGAGACTTGCACATTTTCATACTGTCAGAAGCCAGAAACAGTAGTTGTTGAGACCGATTTACTCATAATCGGTGGTGGTATGGCTGCCTGTGGTGCTGCATTTGAGGCTTGCAGATGGGCAACACCAAAGGGAATTAAAGTAACAATGGTTGACAAGGCTGCAACAGACCGTTCTGGTGCAGTTGCCATGGGTCTCAGTGCTATCAACACCTACATTGGTGAGAATAAAGTTGAGGACTATGTAAGATATGTCCGTGCAGACCTCATGGGAATCATCAGAGAAGACCTTGTTTATGACCTTGGAAGACATGTAGACAATTCTGTTCACATGTTTGAGGAATGGGGTCTTCCAATTTGGAAAAAGAGCGATGATGGATGGTCACTTGATGGCTTTCAGGCAAGAGACCAGGGCAAACCAAAACTTAAAGATGGTGGAGTTCCATGCCGTTCTGGAAAATGGCAGATAATGATCAACGGTGAATCTTACAAAGTCATCGTTGCAGAGGCAGCAAAAGCAGCCCTTGAATACAATAGAAAAGCTCTCAACATTCCACAGAACCATTTTGAGAGAGTATTTATTGTTAAACTCATCAAAGATGCAAAAGAGGCAAACAGAGTAGCTGGTGCAATTGGCTTTAGTGTTAGAGAAAATAAAGTATATGTATTTAAAGCAAAGGCAATACTCAATGCATCTGGTGGTGCAGTTAATGTATTTAGACCAAGATCAACACGTGAAGGACAGGGTAGAGCCTGGTATCCTGTATGGAACTCTGGTTCTGGATACTATCTTGGCATGAGCGTTGGCGCTGAGATGACAATGATGGAAAACAGATTCGTTCCTGCAAGATTCAAAGATGGATACGGACCAGTTGGTGCCTGGTTCCTCTTCTTCAAAGCAAAAGCTACAGATGCCCTTGGTAATGATTACTGTTCAAAAGAAACTCCAGAGTTTAAAGATGCTCTCCAGAAATACGGAAAGTGGGCAGATGCTCTTGGAACAGCAATAAGAAACCATCTTATGATGCAGGCTATGAGGCAAGGTAGAGGTCCTATCCTCATGAATACACACACAGCCATGCAGGAACTTGCAAAACAGATGGATCCAAAGAGACTTAAACACCTTGAAGCAGAAGCATGGGAAGACTTCCTTGACATGTGTATCTCCCAGGCAGGACTCTGGGCAGCCAATAACGTTGAACCAGATAAAGTTCCATCTGAAATTATGCCAACAGAGCCTTATCTCCTCGGTTCACATGCAGGTTGCGCAGGCTTCTGGGTAAGCGGACCTGGAGATATACCAGGTACACCTGCTGAGTGGTTCTGGGGCTACAACAGAATGAGCACAGTAGCAGGTCTATTCATGGCTGGTGACATTGTCGGAGCTTCCGGACATAAATTCTCCTCTGGTTCACATGCTGAGGGTAGAATAGCTGCAAAAGCAGCCATTGCCTTTATACTTGACAATGCCAGCTATACACCTGAATTAGCAGCAAATATAGATGAACTTGTTGCTGAGATTTATCTGCCATTTGAAATTTATGAAAAATACAAGACATATTCTACAGACCCAGCAGTCAATCCATACTACATCAGACCAAATATGTATCAGGCAAGACTTCAGAAGATTGCTGACGAATACTTCGGCGGAGTCAGCACCTGGTACATGACCTCAAAGACAATGATTGAGGAAGGTCTTAGAAAACTTCAACTTCTTAAGGAAGACGCTGCAAGACTTGCAGCAGCCAATCTCCATGAGCTTCTCCGTTGCTGGGAGAACTATCACAGAGCACTCTCCCTTGAGGCTCATGCAAGACATATCCTCTTCAGAGAGGAATCCAGATATCCTGGTTACTACTACAGAGGCGACTTTGACTTTGTTGATGATAATAACTGGCGTTGTTTTGTCAATTCAGTATATGATCCAGCTACTGACACATTTACACTTAAGAAAGTTCCATACGTCCAGATCATTCCTGATTAATATGAGGGTGAATAAGGGAGGGAGGCAACTCCCTCCCTTTAAATTCTTGGTTTTTGGTTTAAATTAAAAATTCGTAATGCAGTTTTAAAACTGTATTACGAATTTTTATGTTTAAGATAATTCGATAAAGGAGGCTGAGAATGCATCATAATGGTAGCCCAAACAGAGTCTTGGTTATTGGTGGGGGATTTAGCGGTTTGACTGCAGGAATTGAGGCTGCCGAGACAGGTGCAGAGGTGATAATTGTTGAAAAAAATCCCTATCTCGGTGGAAGAGTTGCCCAGTTAAATAAATATTTTCCTAAAATCTGCCCACCTCTATGTGGACTTGAGATTAATTTTCGCCGTATTAAAACAAATCCTAAGATAACATTCTACACTATGGCACAGGTTGAATCTATTTCTGGCGGACCTGGAGACTATACTGTAAAAATAAAAGTTAATCCAAGATATGTTAATGAAAATTGTACTGCCTGTAATGCCTGTACAGAAGCATGTCCTCAGGAAAGGGATAGTGATTTCAACTTTGGTTTGAACAAAACTAAAGCCATTTATATCCCCTTTGAACAGGCTTTTCCCTTAAGATATGTTGTTGATAGAAACACCTGTCCAAAGGATTGTCCTGCTCCGTGTGTGGAAGCCTGTAAATACAATGCAATAGACCTTAATATGCAACCTGAAACTATTGAGGTTAAGGTTGACTCCATAGTAG
The nucleotide sequence above comes from Thermodesulfovibrio aggregans. Encoded proteins:
- the ftsY gene encoding signal recognition particle-docking protein FtsY, whose product is MGLFDKLKEKLVKTKKSIVEKIEAVIPTGGKIDESTIEEIEEILISSDVGVKATDEIVSILRKKVKEGNVKNFTDVKIILKEELVNLLKNNNFLNLKSKPSVILVVGVNGVGKTTTIGKLGHKFIQEGKSVVFAAADTFRAAAIEQLEIWAKRVGADIIKHKSGADPAAVAFDAVEHAKAKNKDIVIIDTAGRLHTKQPLMEELGKINRVIKKSIPDAPHETLLILDATTGQNAIRQASLFNEIIGLTGVVVTKLDGTAKGGVIFGIKKEIGIPVKLIGIGEDIDDLKKFNPHEFVEALFD
- the mreC gene encoding rod shape-determining protein MreC; its protein translation is MIKKTTILIVIGICLVCFFLISYQSKRAISFNKFDVSPLISPLQYLKNFFVELYSFREENKKLKQQLYQMILEQKSYYELIQENRKLKELLNLKEKKKEVVTIAKVIRTGSNRFLKTLWIDKGSEDGIKTDMPAITLNGLAGKVISTSPHFSEILLLTDTNFSVAVRVERTRSEGIVSGTGTNMCILKYIPVEEDIMVGDRLITSGTDGIFPEGIKVGVVKKIEKKKGFFQNIDVVPYQSDLTIEEVAIIKSLI
- a CDS encoding XTP/dITP diphosphatase — its product is MEKIVIASRNKKKIEEIKRIIEGLNIELLSVDNFPNLEEVVEDGLTFEENALKKARYVSSHTGLPALADDSGLEVNALGGAPGVRSARYAGENATDEDNIRKLLEELEGIPLERRNARFVCCIALVFPDGKEYLFWGYVRGKIAETARGIHGFGYDPVFIPEGFQKTFAEMPSHEKDKISHRKEALDKLRDFLVKCAPIL
- the sat gene encoding sulfate adenylyltransferase, encoding MPEVRIKTLPPPHGGKLVDRVVRDPEMARKLMQKCSAVYDIKPTLFKGNPVRNVYREIMSVCYGFFSPVEGSMTKAELESVLEKRRLLSGWVFPYPILFDISEDDLKQLRQKYGDIGPGDWLLLRLKGEPFAILEIEEIYEIVPGDVAVRTFGTPEKNPEVVKVPFDQKHTGYNIYCSLNPIILAGKYTIINEPKFRPPFDRFWYPPKRSREEFEKRGWTTVIAHQTRNVPHTGHEALMKNAAYIGDIKPCDGIVVNAIVGAKRIGDFPDEAIVEGHEMIHLAGYIKPERHLVTFTLWDMRYGNPIESLIHAVIRQNMGISFHMFGRDHAALGEYYDIYATQILWSKGIPSFGFDAPPYEVDGGFYIRPQNIAEFWYCPKCKEFAYSENCTHKGIYSRYSGSFIRGLINEGVMPPPEIYRPEVYKVVVKWWQKFGYPFNNEKYLKEREERLEVDLSHMELPAHLKK
- a CDS encoding rod shape-determining protein, encoding MFIQKLAGKFSNDLAIDLGTANTLVYVKGKGIVCDEPSVVVMRRDNKKVIAVGTEAKEMMGKTPANIITIKPLKDGVIADFDATGEMLKYFITKAHNRKCFISPRIIIGVPSGITQVEQRAVKDAAIASGAREVYLIEEPMAAAIGVGLPVGEPSGNMIVDIGGGTTDVAVISLDGIVCSKAVKVGGDKMDEAIIAYIKRKYNLMIGERTAELIKINIGSAYPMNSNKTMEIKGRDLITGIPKAITITEEEIREALQEPITIILETIKVTLENTPPELASDIADKGIVLAGGGALLKGLDILIREHTGVPVVIPDDPLRAVVKGCGAMLDKLDLLSRVSLNVNL
- the mrdA gene encoding penicillin-binding protein 2; protein product: MKKKDFLFLGTIFVIFFILLLRLWQIQILNADKYKQLAEQNRIRIIKIPAPRGIIYDRNGIPLVENIPSFAALISPEYADKIDLNLLSKILNIPQEELQNRLNTKTESIYIPIKIKEDLTFKEIAMLEARRSEIPGLIIETELKRHYPFGHATAHLLGYLGKITEQQIKSNPQYQKLPSYFQVGQTGLEKLFDDILIGIPGEKIIEVDALGRELRLIKESPPIKGEDLYLTIDALLQESAYRAFENYSGAFVAIKPDTGEVLALVSSPSFDPNKFVEGVPPQYWNELTNNPKNPLLNRATQGLYAPGSTFKIITALAGLEEGVITPDRVLVNCTGGVTLGKWTFGCWRKEGHGAVNLRRALIESCDVYFYELGKILGIKRIYKYATLLGLGSVTGFSADEKSGLVPDEEWKKSVKKTSWFLGDTYNTAIGQGFLKVTPIQMARVMATIVNGGNKITPYLVKGSKSEKENLNLDVKNLEIIKNALSGVVNEPEGTASGARSYIIKFGGKTGTVQVVSKKLKEKLSYKNIEHHAWFIGFAPVDSPEMAFSVIIEHGGSGGAVAAPVAKNILEGYILKKRQLNVKN
- a CDS encoding adenylate kinase gives rise to the protein MRLVFLGAPGAGKGTQAKRLVEKYGIPQISTGDLLRAAVAAGTPLGKEAKAYMDRGELVPDSVVLGMVKERLSQDDCKKGFILDGFPRNVAQAEALDKMLAEMNMPLDLALNLDVPFDDLMKRLTGRRTCKSCGQMYNIYYSPSKVEGKCDKCGGELFQRDDDKEETIRKRLEVYKAQTEPLIDYYSKKGILKSVAGTGSIDEIFNNICAILEKK
- a CDS encoding RDD family protein: MVNTQPNYSNIFFRSISKLIDILIVVVFWKFLHEGGLFIGIFYLLISDGLFKGCSIGKKLLRLKVINIERNVNADFRDSILRNLPLAFSTLFLLIPILGWIVCIAFFAFEFILMIGDPDGKRLGDHLANTSVIEE